The genomic stretch ACGTTTGGAACGTGAGGCGGTAGAGCAGCAAAAAACCAAAATGCTGTACAAAAAGGAGTTGGATTGGATGCGCAGGCAACCCAAGGCCCGTACCACAAAATCAAAATCCCGGATTGATGATTTTGCAGAGATAAAACAGCGGGCTCACCAAAGGCGTCAAGAACATGAGGTACAACTGGAACTGAATATGGAGCGCTTGGGCAGCAAGATTTTAGAGCTTCACAATGTTTCCAAATCCTATGGTGACAAAATCATTTTGGACAAGTTCGATTACAACTTCACCAAAGGTGAACGTGTGGGCATCATTGGAAAAAACGGAACAGGGAAATCCACTTTTTTAAACATCATAACCGAACGGGAAGAAGTAGAAGGCGGAAAAGTAGTGGTTGGCGACACCCTAAAGTTTGGTTACTATACCCAAAAAGGGATTCCCAATAAAGAAGGTCAAAAGGTGATTGATGTCATCCGTGAGTTTGGGGATTACATCCCTTTGAAAAAAGGAAGGCAGATTTCTGCACAACAGCTATTGGAGCGTTTTCTTTTTGATAGAAAAAAGCAGTACGATTTTGTTGAAAAACTGAGCGGTGGGGAAAGAAAACGACTGTATTTGTGCACCGTACTGATTCAAAATCCAAATTTCCTGATTCTGGATGAGCCCACCAACGATCTGGACATCGTTACCTTGAACGTACTGGAAAGCTTCCTGTTGGATTTCCCCGGCTGCTTGATCGTGGTCTCGCACGACCGTTATTTTATGGATAAAATCGTAGATCACCTATTCGTGTTCCGTGGAGAAGGGGCTATAGAAGATTTCCCTGGAAACTACTCGGATTACAGGGCCTACGAGAGCAGTAAGGTAATCGAGGAACGCGAAAACAAGAACACTTCTTCAGAAAAAACCGAGAACAATTGGCGGGACACCAGCAGCGGCAAATTGTCTTATTCGGAACAAAAGGAATACAAACAACTGGAAAAGGACATTCAAAAACTGGAAGAGAAAAAAGTGGTACTACAAAATAAGTTCACAGACCCCAAATTGGACGGGGACGAGATTGCCAACCTTTCCATTGAACTCAAGGAAATAACCGATACCATTGAGAAGAAGACGGAACGCTGGTTCGAGCTTTCCTCCATTTTAGAGGGGTAAACAATGTGGTTTCGATTCGTTTCATATCTAAAGTTTCTGGCACAATCCACCAACCATCATGGCGTGCACTCCCCTTTTGTGTTCCAATATGTGACCCGATGCCTTTATTCACAAAAAAAGCTCCACAGGAACAAAAGCATCAATGTACTGCTCAAGACCATCGACTATTTTGGCCTTCAAAACATCAGCATTGAAAATAATACCGAAGTCAAAGAATTGGTAAAACAGACTTTTCCCAATACTCAATTTGACAAAAACCCCATGGACCTTCTTTTTGTTGATGAAATGGATATCCCTACCTTCCAAAAAATACGTTCCGAAGGAATATTGCACAACGACAGTCTTATTTTGGTCGACTCCATTTATGATAACAAGGAAATTTTGGAACAATGGAAACGTTTGATTGCCCTACCAGAAATCACCGTAAGCATAGATATGTACCATTGCGGCCTTATTTCCATCCGAAGGGAACAGGTAAAGGAACATTTCACGATTCGGATTTAAAACGGTAATTTTAGGTTATGGAAAATCTAGCATCAGACAACACCATTTGGTATGTTTTGGCCGTTTTGGGGCTTATTTATCTGATTATTTTGTTCAGAAACAGAAAAGGAACCAAACGCCGAAAGTCCCGTAAGTTTATGGAGGGCAAACGCCAACACGACAAAAACAATGAACAATAATCAATATTAGCCAGAAATACAGATAAGCATCCCTGACTACTGACTACTGACTACTGACTACTGAAAAATGAAGATATACACCAAAACCGGGGACAAGGGCACCACATCGTTATTTACGGGCACCCGTGTACCCAAACACCATATTCGTATTGAAAGTTACGGCACTATAGATGAGCTCAATTCCCATTTAGGACTTTTGCGGGATCAAGAAATGGATGAACATTCCAAAAAAACGCTGAGCCTGATCCAAGACAAGCTTTTTACGGTAGGTTCCATATTGGCCACCGAACCCAAAAAGGACAAAAGGCTTAAAATACCCCGCATCAGTTCCGAGGATATTGAGTTTCTAGAACAGGAAATGGACCGAATGAACGAGGAACTTCCTGAAATGACACATTTTATTCTCCCTGGCGGGCACACCACCGTGTCATACTGTCATATTGCCAGAACGGTTTGCCGCCGAGGCGAACGCATGATCTCCTATTTACACGAGAACGAGCCAGTTCCCGATAATTTGCTTTCCTATATTAATCGACTTTCCGATTACCTGTTTGTTCTGGCACGCAAATTGTCCAAGGATTTAAATGCTCAAGAGGTCAAGTGGATTCCTGAGAAGTTGGACTGACAAAATCGTTTTTTTATCCTAAATGTTTTGTCAACAATAAAATAATTTTTAAATAATAGTGTTTTTACTTGGCAGATTGGGTTTAAAAATTATTTTTGCAAAAAATTTAAAATCAAACCGTTACTATGTACTGGACTTTAGAATTAGCTTCATATTTAAGTGATGCGCCTTGGCCAGCAACCAAAGACGAACTGATAGATTATGCGATTCGTACAGGAGCGCCGTTGGAAGTTGTAGAGAATTTGCAATCGATGGAAGAAGAAGGGGGCGAGATATACGAGTCCATCGAAGAGATTTGGCCGGATTATCCCACCGAGGAAGATTACCTCTGGAACGAGGATGAATATTAGATCCCAAAAGCACAAACCAAGTTAAAAAGTCTCTTTTGAGGCTTTTTTTTGTGTAATTTTGACAGCCTAGCCGAAGAATTCCATCGTAATCCCATCAATGGAACGGCTTTTGACAATCAAAAGAAAAAACATTTCATGAGTTTTATTAATTCCGTACTAAAGGTATTCGTAGGAGATAAATCGGAGAAGGATGTAAAGTCACTACAACCTTTAGTGAAAGAGATAAAATCCTTTGAGCAACAACTGGAAGGATTATCACATGATGAACTGAGACAGAAAACAGCATCTTTTAAAGAAAGAATAGCTGAAGATTGTAAAGAGATCAACGATAAAATCGCTGCGCTAAAAGAAGAAGTGGAAAATTCGAACGACATTGATCGTAACGAAGAAATCTATTCCGAAATCGACAAGCTCAACGAAGAAGCCTATAAAATTTCTGAAAAAACACTGGAAGATATCCTTCCCGAAGCCTTTGCCGTGGTAAAGGAAACGGCCAAGCGATTTGCAGCCAACGAAACTTTGACGGTAACGGCCAGCGAATTCGACAGGGTGCTTTCCGGCGAAAAGGATTATGTTTCCTTGGAAGGCGATAAAGCAATCTGGCAAAACTCATGGGACGCCGCAGGTAAAGAAGTTACCTGGGATATGGTACACTACGATGTACAGCTTATCGGCGGTATCGCGCTGCATCAAGGCAAGATTGCCGAAATGCAAACAGGTGAAGGTAAAACCTTGGTAGCTACCCTCCCGCTCTACCTCAATGCATTGGCCGGAAAAGGCGCGCATTTGGTAACGGTAAACGACTATTTGGCAAAAAGGGACAGTGCTTGGATGGCTCCCTTGTTCGAGTTTCATGGACTTTCCGTGGATTGTATCGACAAGCACAGACCCAATTCGGACGGAAGAAGGGCCGCTTACAATGCGGACATCACCTACGGAACCAACAACGAATTCGGTTTTGATTACCTCCGTGACAACATGGCGCACACTCCAGATGATCTGGTACAGCGTCCCCACCACTACGCCATTGTGGATGAGGTGGATTCCGTGTTGATCGATGATGCCCGTACCCCACTGATTATTTCTGGACCGGTTCCCGAAGGAGATCGCCACGAGTTCAATGAACTAAAACCGCAGGTTTCGGATATCGTCCAAAAACAACGTCAACATTTAACAGGCGTTTTGGCAGAAGCCAAAAGGTTGATCAAAGAAGGGAACACTAAGGAAGGAGGCTTCCTATTGCTACGAGTTCACCGTGGACTTCCTAAAAATAAGGCGCTCATCAAGTTTTTGAGTGAAGAAGGGGTCAAGCAATTGCTTCAAAAGACCGAGAACTTCTATATGCAGGACAATAATAGGGAAATGCCCAAGGTGGACGAAGACCTATTGTTCGTTATCGATGAAAAAAACAATCAAATTGAATTGACCGATAAAGGGGTAGAAAGCATCTCTACAGATCAGGACAAGGAATTTTTTGTGATGCCCGATATCGGTAGTGAAATTGCCAAAATCGAGAACCAAAACCTCGACATTGAAAAAGAGGCTGAGCTCAAGGAAGAACTCTTTAAGGAATTTGCCGTAAAGAGTGAGCGAATCCACACCATGACCCAGTTGCTGAAAGCCTATACCCTGTTTGAAAAGGATGTGGAGTATGTGGTGATGAACAACAAGGTAATGATCGTGGACGAGCAAACCGGTCGTATCATGGACGGTCGTAGGTACTCGGACGGGCTCCACCAAGCCATTGAGGCCAAGGAGAACGTAAAAATCGAGGCCATGACCCAGACATTTGCCACCGTTACCCTCCAGAACTACTTTAGAATGTACAACAAGCTGTCGGGAATGACAGGTACTGCGGTAACAGAAGCAGGTGAATTTTGGGAAATCTATAAGTTGGATGTGATGGAAATTCCGACCAACCGACCCATTGCCCGTGACGATAGGCAAGATTTGATCTACAAGACCAAGCGTGAAAAATACAATGCCATCATCGACGAGGTTACGAAAATGTCTCAGGCAGGAAGACCGGTACTGATCGGTACCACCTCCGTTGAAATTTCGGAATTGTTATCCAAATTATTGAGCGTTCGCAAGGTTCCACATAACGTATTGAACGCAAAACTCCATAAAAAAGAGGCCGACATTGTTGCCGAAGCCGGTAAAGGCGGTATTGTTACCATTGCGACCAACATGGCCGGTAGGGGTACCGACATTAAATTATCATCGGAAGTAAAAAAAGCCGGTGGTTTGGCCATTATTGGTACGGAGCGCCACGATTCCAGACGTGTGGACAGGCAGTTGAGAGGTCGTTCCGGACGTCAAGGAGACCCAGGCAGCTCGCAGTTCTATGTTTCTTTGGAAGATAACCTGATGCGTTTGTTCGGATCTGACCGTGTTGCCAAAATGATGGACCGCATGGGCTTGGAAGATGGAGAAGTGATTCAGCACTCCATGATGACCAAATCCATAGAACGTGCACAGAAAAAAGTGGAGGAAAACAACTTCGGTATCCGTAAGCGTTTGTTGGAGTACGATGATGTAATGAATGCCCAACGTGAGGTCATCTACAAAAGAAGAAGGCACGCATTGGAAGGTGAGCGCCTAAAAGTAGACATCGCCAATATGATCTATGATACTTCCGAGGCCATTGCGGAGACCAATAAAATGGCCGACGATTATAAGAATTTCGAGTTCGAGCTCATTAAATATTTTTCCATCACCTCACCTATCGATGAGGAAGAGTTCAAAAAAATGAGCTTCCAACAGATTGCCAATAAAGTCAACGACGAAGCCTACAGTTTCTACAAAGAAAAAATGGAGCGTAGCGCCACGGTTGCCTTCCAGGTCATCAAAAAGGTGTACGAGGATGAGTCCAGCAAATTTGAACGCATCGTGGTTCCTTTTACGGACGGTATCAAATCCTTGAATGTTGTAACCAACTTGGAAAAAGCTTACAACTCAAACGGAAAACAGTTGATTACCGATTTTGAGAAGAACATCACATTGGCCATTATAGACGATTCTTGGAAAACGCACTTGCGCAAAATGGACGAGTTGAAACAATCCGTGCAATTGGCGGTTCACGAGCAAAAGGATCCGTTGTTGATCTACAAGTTCGAGGCTTTTGAGCTTTTCAAGGAAATGATAGACAAGGTAAACCGTGAGGTAATATCCTTCCTTTTCAAAGGAGAGTTGCCATCGGAAAACACAGCTCAGATCCAAGAAGCCAGAAACGTTCGCCGACCCAAGGAAAACATCCAGACTTCAAAAGAGGAAATTCCGAACAGCGACGAATTGGCCGCTCAAAATAGAGCTGCGGGCCAAACGCAAGGACAGCGACAACAGGTAACCGAAACCATTGTTCGGGAAAAACCGAAAATTGGTAGAAATGAAAAGGTCACCATTAAAAATGTAATGTCCGGGGAAAGCAAAACTGTAAAGTACAAACAGGCCGAACCCCTGATAGACAAAGGAGAATGGGTATTGGTCAACGACTAAACCCCATCCAATACAAACGCAAAGTGGCAGTTATTAAAGCTGCCACTTTTTTTATATCAAAAACATAGTTAGATTTACACCGTAAAACACCCCATTAAGCAACTCTATCACACCGCTCAACCTTTTTGTGATAGAGGCATATTCACACGCAGCATATGAAAAGTCCTGGTAAGGATACATATAGGATAAAAGACAAAGTTACTTTGATACTAAAGGTAAATTACAATTCTTCCTTCTTTGCTGCCATCTTTGGGTTGGTGTGTTACTTCTTTTTGGGCATAGATGGCGTCATTCCCTATACTTTTTGGGGCTACGCAGCCATCAATCTATTGAACACCCTTCTTTATAAACAACATGAAAAATTGGTGCTCACCTATAACCTCACTTCCATCTTGTCCATGTTGGGAGCCATTGTGATTACCCTCTACAGTGGAGGAATAGAAAGCCCGTTCGTTTTTGTTCTGGCCATAATAGTATTTGCCGGTTATGTGACCACAAGGGTCTTCGGACAATTGTACCTTATACTGAATTTGGCCGTTCTTACGCTCTTATTTTTGTATGACACAGGGGATTTCAAGATTTCCGAAAATACGATCCCATTGGAGTCCCGCGACTGGTTCGCTTATTTGAGTGCCCTTTTTGCTGTTTATCTGCTGGGAGGAGTTTTTGGCAAAAACCTGCTGAGCGCCCACCACAGATTGTACAAGTCCCGTAATGAAATCCAGGAACGTATCGATGAAAAAGAGATACTCCTAAAAGAAGTGCACCATCGTGTAAAAAATAACCTCCAGACCGTTTCAAGTCTTTTGAGCCTTCAATCGCGCTCAATTGATGACAGCAAAATCAGCAACATTATAAAAAGCAGTCAAAACAGGGTGGTATCCATGGCCATGGTACACGAAATGCTCTACAAACGGGATGACTATCTATCAAAAATTGAACTGAAACCCTATGTTCAAGAATTGTGCGATTATTTGGTCCGGTCCGTTAAAGGCAGTGTAAACGATGTAAAAGTCAATCTCGATATCAACAATTACAAGTTGAGTATAGATACCGTGATTCCCTTGGGTCTAATCATCAACGAAACCATCACCAATGCCCTAAAATATGGAATCGCCGAGATTCCGGACGGCGAAATACATGTCTCCGTAGAAAAAATTGATGACAACCGTTACCGAATGCACCTCGGGGACAATGGCATTGGATACTCGGAGGAAATAAACCCGAAAACCTCCAATTCGCTTGGGCTAAAGCTTATCTACAACTTGGCACGACAGCTCAGGGGCACCATTACCAGGGACTACGATAAAAAAGGCACACACTACACCATTGAGTTCGAAGAGGTGATAGAACAGTTCAATTCCGTAGATCAATAAGCGGCCAGCTATTTACCTTCCCTAAAAAAGGAAAGGCCGGTTTGCACCGACCTCTTGTATTAACCTATTCCAATATAAACTTAAACCTCTAAAATTTTCTTTGCCTAAAGGAGAACGCTATGCTTGCCAGAACAAAGGCAACACTTAGCGACAGCACAAAAGGTATCAGCACATCCAATAGCATAATTAAGCCAACTTTGCACCGTCCCTTTTAGTTTTAAAAGAAAGCTCTTTTTTGATAAGGGAGTTCTTGAACTTGTAAAGTCTGGCCGTTTTTCTATCCTTTTTGATGGTTTGATTGAAATCAACCTTCAACTCAACACCCATGGAAATGGCATCCACTTTGGCCTCTTTGGAAATATCTTGGGCAGAAGCCATAGTTCCGAAAAAAGTTATTGCGATGATGGTGAAAATTGTCTTCATTTGTTCTTTTTGTTTTACGATGTAAAAGTACTTTCACCTGCAACCCCGACTCGATTTCAATCGCTCAATGACACTTTTCTGTCGGTGAATAAATTTTTATCGGTTAAAGTGTTTTTTATCGACGACTAACGTTTTTGGTGACAAAAACAACATACCGAACGCATGTGCATTTCATCGATAATCCACTTTGCAGTTCATCTGTAACCTACTGAAAGGCAATAATTTATTTGTAAGAAAAAGATTATATGCATGTAATCCAACTTGAGTGATTACCGGTTGTTTCCTACGTTTTTGATACTCCGCCAATGCTGGCGTTCAATCCGTCCAATACACGATGATTAACATTTTTTAACGGCCATCCAAGTAATTGTTGGTATCTTATTGCTACTAAACAAAAAACTAAAATGATAAGCGTGAGAACTCCATTTTTAATTCTACTGTTTCTGGCATCGATAAGTTGCCAACTCAAGAACAAATCCGACAAGCAAGAAGTTGCCCAAAAGGAAGAACCGGACACACATATGGCAACCAAATTGAGCGCAGAGCAGCTCCAAGAATATGAGACCGCTTATTTTGCCAGCGGGTGCTTTTGGTGCGTGGAGGCCATTTTTGAGAGCGTAAAGGGTGTTAAGGAAGTGTACTCCGGATATTCCGGCGGTTCGGAGAAAAACCCGACCTACGAAGAGGTATCCTATGGTAGGACCAGCCATGCAGAAGCCGTGGAGGTCTATTATGACCCTAATGTTATATCCTTTAGGCAATTGGTACAGGTATTCTTTGGCTCGCACGACCCCACTACCCTCAACAGGCAGGGACCGGACAAGGGAACCCAGTACCGTTCCATCGCTTTTTATAAAAACGACAAGGAAAAGAAAATCATTCAGGATTATATTGACCTTCTGAAAACGGAAAATGCCTATGGAGACCGCACCATTGTAACGGAAGTGACCCCTTTCAAAAAATTCTACATGGCGGAGGAATATCATCAGGATTACGAAAAGCGAAATCCCAATAACAGTTATATCAGAAATGTATCTATTCCTAGATTAAATCGTTTCAAAGAAAACTTTAAGTCCTACCTAAAAGAAGATGCACACTAAAAATAGCCGGGCAGGTGCTGGTCGTTGAAGAGTGATATTGACCAATAATGGTTTGGGGGCTTGGGAGACCCAGAGAAACAAGCTAGTTCTTTAGAACCACCTCGCTGTACTTGGAGTTGATCTTGATGGTTTTTCCATCATTTTTACTGATGTTGTAACCGGTATGTAAATTGCCACCTTGGTTTTTGGTCGATGTCAATTTCAAAGCTTTTGGGTATTGAAAACCTGATGTAGTCTCGTTTACGGAAATAACATAAGGGGTTTCGGGCAGTTTACAATCCAGTTCCCCATTCTCAACGGATATATCGATGGTATTGAACCCATTGGATACCTCACCAATGTTCAGCACCCCAAAATTGTTTGTTACAAAAGCCTTTCCCACAACCTTTCCAATGACCACATTGGACGATACCGAGTTCAACTTTAGCTGCTTAACCTCCTTTAAATTGACTTTGTCCGAGTAATCGGTCCTGAGGCTGCCATAATTCCAATTTTGCACCACCACCGGCGAATACGATACACGGATATCCGTATTGGCACCGTCAATGGTAGAGGCAAGCAAGCTTGCGTAGGACAAGCTTGCATTGATGTTCTTGGCATTTTCCGCCAATTTTACCTCACCGTGGCGTACATTCATTTTTACCTTGATGTACTTTGGCATTTTGATGATGATCCGTTTTTTGACCTTATACTCCTTATGTTTTCCATCAGATGAGAAATAAAATACGTTGGGGCTGCCATGAATGGTCCTTACCTCTTCCCGCAGTTGCTTTCTTAGTTCGGCCTGCTCCTCCCTGATCTCAGCTTGCTGTGCGCGGATTTCTTCACGTTGTTCCCTGAGTCTTTCGTGCATTTCTTCCCTCACTTTTTCCCGTTCTTCCCTGATCTTTTCCCGTTCGCCCCTAAGCTCTTCCCTACGGGCCTCACGTTCCTCAGCCATTTTCTCCATCTCCTCGCCCCATTTCTCAAAGCGCTCCTTGTATTCCTTGTCAAAGGTTTTATCGAACTCCTTTTTCCATTCTTTCATGTACTTGTCCCCATCCTTTTTATAGGCATCGAAATCAAAATCTATGGGGGGTAAAGGAGGCAATGGAGGCATCGAGGGCATTACCGCAATCTCAGGGATTTCAATTTCGGGAATCTCCGGAATCTCAACACTCGCAATGATCTCTGCCACCGATGGCATGTCCGGTATATCAATGTTCACCGTTCTAAAATCGTAAGAATATGGAGCAGAACCTTCGGTACTGACTTCAATCTCTTTGCTATTCCCCATAATTTTTACCAAATCCTTGTCCAGATAAGAATCCGCTTCCTTTTGGTCCACACCTTCCAGTTCGATTACGGCAGTGATTTCCACTTGGTCATTATCCCAAGTTTCAAATTCGATATCCGCATAACTGGTGTTGATGTTCAGTTCTGTGTCCTTATTGACATTGAAGGTTTCCTTGTAGGTTTTGGACTTCTCCTGCGCATGGCCGGTAAACCCGACCAGGGCAAGGAGCAATCCGCTACACAATATTTGATGATTCCTGTTCATTTTTTGATGATTTTAATTGATTCAACTTTGATTTTAATTTTTGCAACAACTGTAAACGTAGCTGTAGGTTATTGATGAGCGCGCTTATGGTCTGATCGTTGGGACCCAACTCGTTCAACTCCTGATTCAGCTTTAGGTATTCCTTGTTCAGCTCCGC from Flagellimonas oceani encodes the following:
- the msrA gene encoding peptide-methionine (S)-S-oxide reductase MsrA; protein product: MISVRTPFLILLFLASISCQLKNKSDKQEVAQKEEPDTHMATKLSAEQLQEYETAYFASGCFWCVEAIFESVKGVKEVYSGYSGGSEKNPTYEEVSYGRTSHAEAVEVYYDPNVISFRQLVQVFFGSHDPTTLNRQGPDKGTQYRSIAFYKNDKEKKIIQDYIDLLKTENAYGDRTIVTEVTPFKKFYMAEEYHQDYEKRNPNNSYIRNVSIPRLNRFKENFKSYLKEDAH
- a CDS encoding cob(I)yrinic acid a,c-diamide adenosyltransferase, whose translation is MKIYTKTGDKGTTSLFTGTRVPKHHIRIESYGTIDELNSHLGLLRDQEMDEHSKKTLSLIQDKLFTVGSILATEPKKDKRLKIPRISSEDIEFLEQEMDRMNEELPEMTHFILPGGHTTVSYCHIARTVCRRGERMISYLHENEPVPDNLLSYINRLSDYLFVLARKLSKDLNAQEVKWIPEKLD
- a CDS encoding ABC-F family ATP-binding cassette domain-containing protein → MNLLTVENISKSYGELVLFSDISFGINKDQKIALIAKNGSGKTSILNIMSGKDTSETGQVTTRKGIKISFLEQEPDLNPNLTIEETIFTTDNEILKVIANYEKAVENPENTEQYQKAFEAMERLNAWDFETQYKQILFQLQLSKLDAKVSTLSGGQKKRLALANALLNKPDLLILDEPTNHLDLEMIEWLEAYFAKESITLFMVTHDRYFLDRVCNEILELDNNQLYTYKGNYSYYLNEKEARLEREAVEQQKTKMLYKKELDWMRRQPKARTTKSKSRIDDFAEIKQRAHQRRQEHEVQLELNMERLGSKILELHNVSKSYGDKIILDKFDYNFTKGERVGIIGKNGTGKSTFLNIITEREEVEGGKVVVGDTLKFGYYTQKGIPNKEGQKVIDVIREFGDYIPLKKGRQISAQQLLERFLFDRKKQYDFVEKLSGGERKRLYLCTVLIQNPNFLILDEPTNDLDIVTLNVLESFLLDFPGCLIVVSHDRYFMDKIVDHLFVFRGEGAIEDFPGNYSDYRAYESSKVIEERENKNTSSEKTENNWRDTSSGKLSYSEQKEYKQLEKDIQKLEEKKVVLQNKFTDPKLDGDEIANLSIELKEITDTIEKKTERWFELSSILEG
- a CDS encoding DUF2795 domain-containing protein yields the protein MYWTLELASYLSDAPWPATKDELIDYAIRTGAPLEVVENLQSMEEEGGEIYESIEEIWPDYPTEEDYLWNEDEY
- a CDS encoding sensor histidine kinase, which produces MKSPGKDTYRIKDKVTLILKVNYNSSFFAAIFGLVCYFFLGIDGVIPYTFWGYAAINLLNTLLYKQHEKLVLTYNLTSILSMLGAIVITLYSGGIESPFVFVLAIIVFAGYVTTRVFGQLYLILNLAVLTLLFLYDTGDFKISENTIPLESRDWFAYLSALFAVYLLGGVFGKNLLSAHHRLYKSRNEIQERIDEKEILLKEVHHRVKNNLQTVSSLLSLQSRSIDDSKISNIIKSSQNRVVSMAMVHEMLYKRDDYLSKIELKPYVQELCDYLVRSVKGSVNDVKVNLDINNYKLSIDTVIPLGLIINETITNALKYGIAEIPDGEIHVSVEKIDDNRYRMHLGDNGIGYSEEINPKTSNSLGLKLIYNLARQLRGTITRDYDKKGTHYTIEFEEVIEQFNSVDQ
- the secA gene encoding preprotein translocase subunit SecA is translated as MSFINSVLKVFVGDKSEKDVKSLQPLVKEIKSFEQQLEGLSHDELRQKTASFKERIAEDCKEINDKIAALKEEVENSNDIDRNEEIYSEIDKLNEEAYKISEKTLEDILPEAFAVVKETAKRFAANETLTVTASEFDRVLSGEKDYVSLEGDKAIWQNSWDAAGKEVTWDMVHYDVQLIGGIALHQGKIAEMQTGEGKTLVATLPLYLNALAGKGAHLVTVNDYLAKRDSAWMAPLFEFHGLSVDCIDKHRPNSDGRRAAYNADITYGTNNEFGFDYLRDNMAHTPDDLVQRPHHYAIVDEVDSVLIDDARTPLIISGPVPEGDRHEFNELKPQVSDIVQKQRQHLTGVLAEAKRLIKEGNTKEGGFLLLRVHRGLPKNKALIKFLSEEGVKQLLQKTENFYMQDNNREMPKVDEDLLFVIDEKNNQIELTDKGVESISTDQDKEFFVMPDIGSEIAKIENQNLDIEKEAELKEELFKEFAVKSERIHTMTQLLKAYTLFEKDVEYVVMNNKVMIVDEQTGRIMDGRRYSDGLHQAIEAKENVKIEAMTQTFATVTLQNYFRMYNKLSGMTGTAVTEAGEFWEIYKLDVMEIPTNRPIARDDRQDLIYKTKREKYNAIIDEVTKMSQAGRPVLIGTTSVEISELLSKLLSVRKVPHNVLNAKLHKKEADIVAEAGKGGIVTIATNMAGRGTDIKLSSEVKKAGGLAIIGTERHDSRRVDRQLRGRSGRQGDPGSSQFYVSLEDNLMRLFGSDRVAKMMDRMGLEDGEVIQHSMMTKSIERAQKKVEENNFGIRKRLLEYDDVMNAQREVIYKRRRHALEGERLKVDIANMIYDTSEAIAETNKMADDYKNFEFELIKYFSITSPIDEEEFKKMSFQQIANKVNDEAYSFYKEKMERSATVAFQVIKKVYEDESSKFERIVVPFTDGIKSLNVVTNLEKAYNSNGKQLITDFEKNITLAIIDDSWKTHLRKMDELKQSVQLAVHEQKDPLLIYKFEAFELFKEMIDKVNREVISFLFKGELPSENTAQIQEARNVRRPKENIQTSKEEIPNSDELAAQNRAAGQTQGQRQQVTETIVREKPKIGRNEKVTIKNVMSGESKTVKYKQAEPLIDKGEWVLVND